The following coding sequences are from one Nicotiana tabacum cultivar K326 chromosome 1, ASM71507v2, whole genome shotgun sequence window:
- the LOC107818307 gene encoding putative receptor-like protein kinase At1g80640, with the protein MDPSFSSIISPIAPPISPVFSATPTFSPELQVGSQKHHMDQNRKLLIALIAASSALGAIIFFMICFWIYHKKRLQKSDLDSSHSSGGVKGIALGPVMCKFNSLKSTYSSKKTTSVCLMEYKTLESATNNFQESEILGEGGFGCVYKAKLEDNLYVAVKKLEGGTQDAIKEFETEVELLSQIQHPNIISLLGYCIHGDTRLLVYELMQNGSLESQLHGPSRGSALTWHHRMKIALDAARALEYLHEHCNPPVIHRDLKSSNILLDSNFNAKLSDFGLAVLGGAQNKNNIKLSGTLGYVAPEYLLDGKLTDKSDVYAFGVVLLELLLGRRPVEKLAPAQCQSIVTWAMPQLTDRSKLPNIVDPVIKDTMDLKHLYQVAAVAVLCVQPEPSYRPLITDVLHSLIPLVPVELGGTFRVTTQRVLAP; encoded by the exons ATGGACCCTTCTTTTTCCTCCATTATCTCACCTATAGCACCACCCATTTCTCCAGTTTTTTCAGCAACACCCACATTTTCTCCAG AGCTTCAAGTTGGGAGTCAGAAACATCATATGGATCAAAACAGGAAGCTGCTCATAGCACTAATTGCAGCCTCTTCTGCATTGGGAGCAAtcatatttttcatgatttgcttctGGATTTATCATAAGAAGAGATTACAGAAATCTGATTTGGACAGCAGTCATAGCTCAG GTGGTGTGAAGGGGATTGCATTAGGACCAGTTATGTGTAAATTCAATTCTTTGAAGTCCACTTATAGTAGTAAGAAAACAACATCTGTTTGTTTAATGGAGTACAAGACATTAGAATCAGCCACCAACAATTTTCAAGAAAGTGAGATTTTAGGTGAAGGGGGATTTGGATGTGTATACAAAGCTAAATTGGAAGATAATTTGTATGTAGCTGTCAAGAAACTAGAAGGAGGAACTCAAGATGCCATTAAAGAATTCGAG ACTGAGGTAGAGTTGTTGAGTCAAATTCAACATCCGAATATAATTTCATTGTTGGGATATTGCATTCACGGTGATACAAGACTCCTCGTGTATGAACTAATGCAGAATGGATCTCTAGAAAGTCAATTACATG GACCTTCCCGCGGATCAGCATTAACATGGCACCACAGAATGAAAATTGCCCTTGATGCAGCAAG AGCATTAGAATATTTGCACGAGCACTGCAATCCACCAGTGATTCATAGAGATCTGAAATCATCTAATATTCTTCTAGATTCCAACTTCAATGCAAAG CTCTCAGATTTTGGTCTAGCTGTGCTCGGTGGGGCTCAAAACAAAAACAACATCAAGCTCTCTGGAACTTTAGGTTATGTAGCCCCGGAATACCTTTTAGATG gaAAGTTAACTGATAAGAGTGATGTATATGCATTTGGAGTTGTACTTCTGGAGCTTCTATTGGGAAGAAGGCCTGTAGAGAAACTGGCACCAGCTCAATGCCAGTCTATAGTCACATGG GCCATGCCTCAGCTCACAGATAGATCAAAGCTTCcaaatattgtggatcctgtgaTCAAAGATACAATGGATTTAAAGCATTTATATCAG GTTGCTGCAGTTGCTGTGTTGTGTGTTCAGCCAGAGCCGAGCTATCGTCCCCTAATAACGGACGTATTACATTCCTTAATCCCCCTTGTTCCGGTAGAATTAGGTGGGACATTCCGAGTCACTACACAACGCGTACTGGCGCCTTAA